Proteins encoded by one window of Antechinus flavipes isolate AdamAnt ecotype Samford, QLD, Australia chromosome 4, AdamAnt_v2, whole genome shotgun sequence:
- the HJV gene encoding hemojuvelin: MREPSHSPSPWSPRGSSLSTLALLLLFCGHAHSQCKILRCNAEYVSSTLNLRSGGPSGGNRGGGARGPGANSGGLCRALRSYALCTRRTARTCRGDLAFHSAVHGIEDLMIQHNCSRQGPTAPPPPQGPAPPGAGPALSSGPPAPDPCDYEGRFSRLHGRPPGFLHCAAFGDPHVRSFHHHFHTCRVQGSWPLLDNDFLFVQATSYPVATGANATATGKLTIIFKNMQECIDQKVYQAEVNNLPAAFEDGSVNGGDRPGGSSLTIRAEAPGSRVEIRAAYIGTTIIIRQAAGQLSFSIRAAEEVARAFSAEQDLQLCVGGCPPSQRLSRLERQRRGALTFDTARQLCKEGLPVEDAYFHSCVFDVLTSGDPNFTLAARAALEDARAFLSDLEKLHLFPRDAGAPLRLTTNLALIGALVSWCSL; the protein is encoded by the exons ATGAGGGAACCAAGCCATTCCCCAAGTCCTTGGTCCCCCCGTGGCAGCTCACTAAGCACCCTCGCTCTTCTGCTGCTCTTCTGTGGACATG CTCACTCTCAATGCAAAATCCTCCGCTGCAACGCTGAGTATGTATCATCTACGTTGAACCTACGAAGCGGGGGCCCTTCTGGAGGGAACCGGGGAGGTGGAGCCCGGGGTCCAGGAGCGAACTCCGGTGGCCTATGTCGCGCCCTGCGCTCCTACGCGCTCTGCACCCGGCGGACAGCGCGCACCTGCCGAGGGGACCTGGCCTTCCATTCGGCGGTGCACGGAATAGAAGACCTCATGATCCAACACAACTGCTCCCGCCAGGGTCCCACAGCCCCGCCCCCTCCGCAAGGTCCCGCCCCCCCCGGCGCCGGCCCCGCCCTTTCCTCGGGCCCCCCCGCCCCGGACCCCTGTGACTACGAAGGCCGCTTTTCTAGGCTGCATGGCCGTCCCCCGGGCTTTCTGCACTGTGCCGCCTTCGGGGATCCACACGTGCGCAGCTTCCACCACCACTTCCACACGTGCCGTGTCCAAGGCTCCTGGCCTCTTTTGGACAACGACTTCCTTTTCGTCCAGGCTACCAGCTACCCGGTGGCCACGGGAGCCAACGCCACCGCCACGGGGAAG CTCACCATTATATTCAAGAACATGCAAGAATGCATTGACCAAAAAGTCTACCAGGCTGAAGTCAACAACCTGCCTGCAGCTTTCGAAGATGGCTCCGTCAATGGCGGTGACCGCCCCGGAGGCTCCAGCCTGACCATCCGAGCCGAGGCTCCCGGGAGCCGCGTGGAGATTCGCGCTGCCTACATCGGCACCACCATCATTATTCGCCAAGCAGCGGGCCAGCTCTCCTTCTCCATCCGGGCGGCCGAAGAGGTGGCCAGGGCCTTCTCGGCCGAGCAGGACCTGCAGCTCTGTGTCGGGGGCTGCCCGCCGAGCCAGCGCCTCTCGCGGCTCGAGCGGCAACGCAGAGGGGCTCTGACCTTTGATACTGCGAGGCAGCTGTGCAAAGAGGGACTGCCCGTGGAAGACGCCTATTTCCATTCGTGCGTCTTCGACGTCCTGACCTCGGGGGACCCCAACTTCACCCTGGCTGCGCGAGCCGCGCTGGAGGACGCTCGGGCCTTTTTGTCAGATCTCGAGAAGTTGCACCTCTTCCCCCGGGATGCGGGCGCGCCCCTCAGACTCACCACCAACCTCGCCCTTATCGGGGCCCTCGTTTCCTGGTGCTCCCTCTGA